The genomic interval GATCCTTGTCGGCGCGCCGCATCGTGTCGAGCATCGAGCAGATGAGCGACAGGCGCTCGGTTTCGCGAACCAGCTTTTCCATGAACATGGCGCGCGCTCCTATTTCAGCTTCTTCTTGAGGTCGTAAAGGGCATCCATCGCCTCGCGCGGCGTCATGTCGTCGAGGTTCATCGCCTTCAGTGCCTCCTCGACCTTGGACGGGCCGCGGGCCGTGTCCTCACGGCGCACCGCCACCTGGAACAGCGGCAGGTCGTCGATCAGCTGGCTCGCCGGATTCTTGCGGTCGGCATCTTCGAGGCGGGTGAGCACGTCGCGGGCCCGCGCCACGACCGAGGCCGGAAGCCCGGCAAGACGGGCGACCTGTATGCCGTAGGAGCGGTCGGCCGCGCCCGGCCCGACCTCGTGCAGGAAGATGACGTCGCCGTCCCATTCCTTGACGCGCATCGTGGCGTTCGATAGCCGGCCAAGCTTTTCCGACAGCACGGTCAGCTCGTGGAAATGCGTGGCGAAGAGGCCGCGGCAGCGATTGGCCTCATGCAGGTGCTCGACGGCGGCCCAGGCGATCGACAGACCGTCGAAGGTGGCGGTGCCGCGGCCGATTTCGTCGAGGATGACGAGGGAACGGTCGCTCGCCTGGTTGAGGATCGCCGCCGTTTCGACCATCTCGACCATGAAGGTGGAGCGTCCGCGCGCCAGGTCGTCGGATGCGCCGACGCGCGAGAACAGCCGGTCGACGATGCCGATATGGGCCGATGTTGCCGGCACGAAGGAGCCCATCTGTGCCAGGATGGAGATCAGTGCGTTCTGGCGCAGGAAGGTCGATTTACCGCCCATGTTCGGACCGGTCAGCAGCCAGATCGCCCCGTCCTTTTCGCCGGTCTTTGGCGAGAGATCGCAATTGTTGGCGACGAAGGGGCCGCCGGCCTGGCGGCGCAGCGCCTGTTCGACGACCGGATGGCGCCCGCCCTCGATCGCAAACATCTTCGAGCAGTCGACCTGCGGCCGGCAATAGGCCTGCTCTTCGGCCAGCAGCGCCAGGCCCGCGGCGACGTCGATCACAGCAAGCGCCCTGGCGCCTGCCTTGATTGCCTCGGCTTCAGCCACGACGGCCGCCGTCATCCTGTCGAAGGCTTCGAGTTCGATCGCCAGCGCCCGGTCGGCGGCATTGGCGATGCGGCTTTCGAGATCCGCAAGCTCGGTCGTAGTGAAGCGCATGGCGCTCGCCATCGTCTGGCGATGGATGAAGCGTGCCTTCGCCTCCGCCGTATCCGTCATCGGGGCGGCATTGCCGGCGGTCACCTCGATGAAATAGCCGAGGATATTGTTGTGCTTGATTTTCAGCGACCGGATGCCGGTCTCCTCGGCATATTGCAATTGCAGACCGGCGATGACGCGGCGGGATTGGTCGCGCAGCGCCCGGACCTCGTCGAGCTCGGCGCTCGCGCCATCGCGCAGGAAGCCGCCGTCGCGTTTCAACAGCGGCAGTTCATCGGCGAGCGTCTCGGCAAGCAGGTTTTCGAGGGTCGGGGGCAGAGCCTTCAATCCCGCGAGCGCCTCGCCGAGCTCTTCGGGCAGCATCGCCTGTCCAAGCATCTCGGCAAGTTCGGCTGCTGCTTGAAGCCCCTGGCGGATCGCCGAGAGATCGCGCGGTCCGCCGCGATCGAGCGCCAGGCGCGAGAGCGCGCGCGGCATGTCGGGGACATGTTTCAGCGTGTCGCGCAGATTTCCGCAGAGCGAAGGCTCGTCAATCAGGAAGCCGATCGAATCCAGCCGCGCATTGATGCGGGTGGGGTCGGTCAGCGGCGACATCAGCCGTTCGGCGAGAAGCCGCGCGCCTCCGCCGGTGACGGTGCGGTCGATCGCCTTCAAGAGCGAGCCGTTACGCTCGCCCGACAGCGTGCGGGCGAGTTCCAGATTGGCGCGAGTGGCAGGATCGATGAAGAGCGTCGACGCCGCACTTTCCCGCTCGGGCTTGCCAAGCGGCGGCCGCTCGGCGATCTGCGTCTTCTCGACATAGGCGACGGCGGCGGCCGCCGCCGCCAGCTCGGCGCGCGAGAAGCTGCCGAAGCCGTCGAGTGTGGCGACGCCGAAATATCGCGCGATCCGGCCTTCGGCGCTGGCGCTGTCGAAGAGCACGGAAGGCTGCGGCACGGCGGTGCGGCCGAGCACGTCGAAAACGGGCTTGAGTTCGGGATCGTGGAAGATCGTATCGGGCAGGATCAGCTCGCGCGGATCGAGGCGCAGGATATCGGCAAGCAGCCGCGAGGCTTCCGTCTCGGCCAGGCGGAAGACGCCGGTGGAAATATCGATCCAGGCAAGCGCCAGCGCCGGCTCCGCTCCGCCGCGAATGCGCGCCAGCGCCATCAGATAGTTGGATTCCGATGGCGAGAGCAGCTTTTCCTCGGTGATCGTGCCGGGCGTGACGAGACGAACGACGTCGCGCTTGACGACGGATTTGCCGCCGCGCTTCTTGGCTTCGGCCGGATCTTCGATCTGTTCGCAGACGGCGACGCGGAAACCGAGCGAAATCAGCTTCTGCAGGTAATCGTCGGCCGCATGCACGGGGACGCCGCACATCGGGATATCCTGGCCCATGTGCTGGCCGCGCTTCGTCAGCGTGATGCCGAGCGCGCGGGCGGCCTCCAGCGCGTCTTCGAAGAACAGCTCGTAGAAGTCGCCCATGCGATAGAACAGCAGCGAACCCGGATTGTTCGCCTTGATCTCGATATATTGCTCCATCATCGGCGTCGCCGAGGCGCGGCTTTCCGCCGTGGCGAGCTCGGCAGCCGAAAAGGCTTCATTCCCAATGTCTATTCGTGCGTTCACGGAGGTGCAGTTTTTCCCAAAAAAACAGGTGCCAACCCTATCCGCGCGCCGCTATAGATGACAACAGCATTTGAGGAAGAGCGAAGCGTCGCCCACAGGACGTTGGAGGATTTATGCCCGATATCGATAAGAAGGACCGGCCGGTGACCTCGGTGACCGATCAGGAGGCGCTCGATTTTCACGCCATGGGCCGCCCCGGCAAGCTGGAGATCAACCCGACCAAGCCGATGGCGACGCAGCGCGACCTCTCGCTCGCCTATTCCCCGGGCGTTGCCGTTCCCGTCAAGGCGATCGCCGCCGATCCGCAGACCGCCTATGACTACACGGCGCGCGGCAATATGGTCGCCGTCATATCCAACGGCACGGCCATTCTCGGCCTCGGCAATCTCGGCGCGCTGGCGTCCAAGCCGGTCATGGAAGGCAAGTCGGTGCTCTTCAAGCGCTTCGCCGACGTCGATTCCATCGACCTCGAGATCGACACGGAAAATGTCGACGAGTTCATCAACTGCGTGCGCTTCCTCGGCCCCTCCTTCGGCGGCATCAATCTCGAGGATATCAAGGCGCCGGATTGTTTCGTCATCGAAAGCCGGCTACGCGAGCTGATGGACATTCCGGTCTTCCACGACGACCAGCACGGCACGGCGATCATTGCCGCCGCCGGCCTGATCAATGCGCTGGAGCTGACCGGCCGCGACCTGAAGACAACGAAGCTCGTCTGCAACGGTGCCGGGGCGGCGGCGATCGCCTGCGTCGAACTGATCAAGGCGATGGGCTTCGCGCCCGAAAACATCATCCTCTGCGACACCAAGGGCGTCATCTACCAGGGCCGCACCGAGGGCATGAACCAGTGGAAATCGGCGCATGCGGCAAAGACCGACGCGCGCGCGCTGGAAGAGGCGATGAACGGTGCGGATGTCATCTTCGGCCTGTCGCAGAAAGGCGCCTTCTCAGCCGACATGATCCGCTCGATGGCCGACCGGCCGATCATCTTTGCCATGGCCAATCCCGATCCCGAAATCACGCCGGAGGAGGTCGCCCGCATCCGCGACGACGCCATCATGGCAACGGGCCGTTCCGATTATCCGAACCAGGTCAACAACGTCCTCGGCTTTCCCTATATCTTCCGCGGCGCCCTCGATGTGCGTGCCTCCACCATTAACGACGCGATGAAGATCGCCGCCGTCAAGGCGCTGGCGAATCTCGCCCGCGAGGATGTGCCCGACGACGTAGTCGCCGCCTACCAGGGCAACCGGCCGCGTTTCGGTGCGCAATATATCATTCCGGTTCCCTTCGATCCGCGCCTGATCTCGGCAATCCCGGTCGCCGTTGCAGAAGCTGCGATCGAAAGCGGTGTCGCCCGCAAGGTGATCACCGACATGGCCGGTTATGCCCGCGAGCTTTCGGCGCGTCGCGATCCGATCGCCTCGACGCTCGCCAGCCTCTACGAGCGCGTGCGCCGGCGCCCGAAGCGGATCGTCTTTGCCGAGGCCGAGGAAGAACAGGTCCTGCGCGCCGCACTTTCCTACGCCAACCAGCAGCTCGGCACCGCCATCCTGCTCGGCCGCGAAGACCTGATCCGGGCGACGGCCGAACGTGCCGGCATCGATCTCAACCGGCCCGGCCTCGAAATCGTCAACGCCCGCATCTCTACCCGCGTCGAGGCCTATATCGACTATCTCTATGCCCGGCTGCAGCGGCACGGTTATCTCCACCGCGACGCGCAGCGGCTGATCCACAACGACCGCAACCACTTCGCCGCCACCATGGTGGCGCTCGGCGACGCCGACGGCATGGTGACGGGCATCACCCGCAACTATTCGACGGCGCTCGAGGATGTGCGCCGCTGCATCGACGCAAAGCCTGGCCACCGCGTCATCGGCGTGTCGCTGGCGCTCTGCCGCGGCCGCACGGTCTTCGTCGCCGATACGGCGGTGCACGATATGCCGACGGCCGAAGAGCTTGCCGATATCGCCGAGGAGGCCGCGGGTCTGGCGCGACGCATGGGCTATCAGCCGCGCGTCGCCCTGCTGGCCTATTCCACCTTCGGCCATCCCTCCGGCGAACGTTCCGAGCGGGTGCGCGAGGCGGTGAAGATCCTCGACCGGCGCCGCGTCGATTTCGAATATGACGGCGAGATGGCGGCCGACGTCGCGCTGAACCGCAAGGTGATGGAGCAATATCCGTTCTGCCGCCTCTCCGGTCCGGCCAATGTCCTCGTTATGCCGGCCTTCCACTCGGCCTCGATCTCGACCAAGATGCTGCAGGAACTCGGCGGCTCGACGGTAATCGGCCCGATCCTGGTCGGCTTCGACAAGCCGGTGCAGATCACCTCAATGGGCGCCAAGGACAGCGACATCGTCAACATGGCGGCAATCGCCGCCTATGGTGGTTCGTAAGAAGAGACTAGTGCGGGCTGCCGCCACCGAACGGAGTCGAGACAAATGTCTCGACCCGCCAGGTTCGGGTGAGGAGCAGCTATCGGTGCGAACCGGGCAGCGGTGCGACGAAGCGAGAACTATGAATTGCGATCAGCTCGCGAAGCGGCCGGCGTCGGCGCCGTAATAGTTCAGGTAGCGGTCGGAAATGCTGGAGATCGGCAGTACGATCAGCACGTCGGTCGTGTTGAAGGCATGATCGATGACCGCGCTGGAGCCGACCATCGCACCGAGGCGCAGATAACCCTTGATCAGCGGCGGCAGGGCCATCAGCGCCCGCTTCGGGTTGACCGCCTCGGCCGGCATCAGATCCATGTTGCGGGCGAGATGCGGCAGTGCGCCGACCGCCCATTCGTCCTTCGCCAGCACATTGTGATAGAGGAAGGACAGGGCCAGCGCATGGCTTTCGAGATAGACGCCGGGGAACGAAGCGCAGCCGAACATCGCGCTCATGCCGTACTTCAGCGCATAGGCCCAGTTGCCCTGCCACAGAAGCTCGACGGTGCGCTTGGTGCGGTACTCCGGCAGCACGCAGGAGCGGCCGAGTTCCATGAAGCGTTTGTCGGGATGCTTGGCGATGAGATCATCGATCTCGAATTCGGAAGCCGAGTAAAAACCGCCATTGGCCATCGCGACATCCTGGCGCAGCAGCCGGTAAGTGCCGACGATCTGGTCTTCCGGGTCGCCCTCGATCAATCGGTCGAGAACGAGAAGATGGTCGCAGAAGGCATCATAGGCGTCGACGTCGCGCTGGCGCCGCATGGCCTCCTGCGGCAGCTGCGCCTTCATCTCGTCGACGAAGACGCGGTAGCGTACGGCCTGGGCGGCATCGATCTCGCGTGCCGTGCGGGCAAGGCGGGTTTCCAGATTGCCGATCCGGCCGAGGATGTCGCCGTCCTTCTGCTCAGCAGCCGTCGACGGCCGTGCAGTCTCCGCGGTGACGTCACGATTCAGAATGTCGATGGAGGACATGGCGATTCTCCCGTTGCCGGCTTATCGACGCCATAAAACACTTCTGTACGACAGGAAAGTGACATATTGCATTTCCCGCTGCAACAACCCTTGCCGGTTCCACGCTCCTTACCGCGCCTCTGCCCGGCGGGCGGAAAGTGCTGCGACCGCCTGAACTTCGGTCAGCAGCCGCACCGGGTCGACCGGCTTTACCATGACGCGGTTGGCGCCGTTGAGCAAGACTTGGCGGCGTGATTCGTCGCTCTTGTCGGCGGTGAGCACGATCACCGGCACCGGGGCAAGATCGAGCCGCCTTTCGTGGCCGCGAAGCCGTCCCAGCATGTCGATGCCGTTGCCGCCGGGCATCGAAAGGTCGCTGATGATGATGTCGGGCCGGGCATCGACCTCGCCAAGGGCGCAATCGAGCAGCGTCTCGAAATCGTCGACATGGCGCACCTTGTGTCCGCCTTTTTCCAGGACGACGCGCACCAGCATCGCATTGATCGGGTCGTCCTCGCCGAGCAGAATGCTGAGCCCGCTCGCGGCGACCCGCGTCTCCGCCACCGAAAGCCCGAAGCCCGGCTGGTTGTCGTTCAGCGCGTCGCGCTTCTCCATGCCGCGCATGCGCCCGCGCAGCACATCGATCAGCGACTGTTCGCGCAGCGGCCGGATCAGCCAGGCATCGAACAGGTCGAGCGGATGGGCGCTGCGCTCTTCCGGGTTGACGAGGAGAACCTTGCGCAGGCCGAGGGCAGCGATTTCGGCGCGATCGGCAAGGTGGGCTGAAAATTCCGCCGACATGCGATGGTCGACGATGATATCGGTCGGGCGGCCGCCGCCGGTCGCCATGCCGAGCAGCCTTGCCCGTGCCGTTTCGCCGTCGCCGACGAGATGGCAGACGCCGCCGAGCGCGGTGATCGTTTCGGCGATGGCGGTGCGCGCAGCCCCGGCCGGCGCCAACAGCACGACGCTGTTGCCGGCAAGCAGCATGTTGCGCCGGTCGGGCCGCTCGGTGCCGAGTTCGACGGGGAAGCGGATGGTGAATGTGCTGCCCCGGCCCTTTTCGCTGGCAACCGTCAATGCGCCGCCGAATTCGCGCATGATACGGGCGGAGATGGCAAGGCCGAGCCCGGTGCCGGCGCTCTTGTCGGCAACGCTTCCGCCCTGCTCGAACTCGCCGAAAACGCGGGCCTGCTCCTCCGTCGTCATGCCGGGACCGCTATCGGCCACGGTGATCAGGAGGTCGCCGGCGTCAAGCGAGACGCGGATGAAGACGCCGCCGACCTGGGTGAACTTCACCGCGTTGCCGATGACGTTGAACAGAACCTGGCGCAGCCGCGCCGGATCGAAGCTCATATTCTCGGGCACATCGGATGATACGGTGGCGCCGATCTCGATGCCCTTTTCATGCGCCCGGTGGGCGAGCATCTCGACGACGCTTTCGAGAAGCTTGCGCAGCGATTCCGAGCGCGGATGAAGCTCGAAGCGGCCCACCTCGATGGTGGAGAAATCGAGCAGGTCCTCGACGAGCTGCGTCAGCGCGTGGCCGGATTGGCGGATGTTTGCCAGATAATTCTGCTGCTCCTGCGTCAGCCGCGTCTCCGCAATCAGGTGCGTCATGCCGAGGATGCCCGAAAGCGGCGTGCGCACTTCGTGGCTGACGGTGGCAAGCAGCCTGGATTTGGCGGCGCTGCTATATTCGGCCTTCTGGCGAGCCTCCTCGCGGCTCTGCGCGATCAGCCGTTCTTCGGTAACGTCGCGGGCGACGCTCTGCAGCAGCAGGCGGCCATTGGCCGGATCGCGGGTCACGACGTCGCGCCAGAGGAAGATGCGCTGCCCCTCCGGCGTCGAAATCTCCACATCGTAACAATGTGGGATCGGGCCGGGGCGGAAGGCCAGCCCGATCTCCTCGCAGGTGCGTCCTTCCGGACGCAGCCGGCCGGTGAGGCGGCGGAACGTATCGTTGGCGGAGATGATGCGCCGGTCCATGGTGCGGCTGACGGTGATGTCGCCGAGCACGTCGTGCACCTCGGCGAACAGCCTCGTGCCATCGTTCCACGCCGGCAGGGACGGGCGGCCAGGCCTGTTTGATCTCCGCCGACGGATCATCAGGACGGCATAACTGGCGATGACCGCAAGGCCGAGAACGACGAGCCCGCCTGAGAGCAGCAGCGGGTCGCCGGCATGGGCAAGCAGCATGAGCAACATTGCGGCAAGGAAGCCGGCGCCGCCCAGCCAGTAGAACAGCAGGCGCCGTGTCGGCGTCGGTGTCGCTGCGCGTGGTCGCGGGCAGGGCTGCCCCATCCGCTCCTGGAGCGGCTTGGCGGCGGATCCGCCGAAGGCGGCGGACAATCTTTCCTGCAACTGTCCCAGGTTCTGCATGGTATCCGGATAACATGAGGCTTATTCCGAATGCCTTCAGGAATTCGATAAGATTTTAGCGGCCGGCCTTTTTCGGCAGCAGCAGCTCCTCGAGTATGACGCAGCCGGCGCCGATCGTGATGAAACTGTCGGCGAGATTGAAGACCGCGAAAGACCAGCTTTCGGTGTAGAAGAGGATGTAGTCGATCACATGCCCGTAGGCAAAGCGGTCGACAAGATTGCCGATCGCCCCGGCAATGATCAGCGCATAGCCGAGATGGGCGAGCCAGCGGTCTTTTGCCGTGCGGTACCAGAGCCAGATGACGAAGGCGACGATGAGGAGCCGCATGCCGACGATGAACCAGCCGTCCATGCCCGACAGCATCGAAAAGGCGACGCCGAGATTATAGGTGCGGTAGAGCGCCAGCATCGGGAAGACGGGCACGGCTTCCTGCAGCGGCAGGTAATGATCGACGGCGATCTTGACGGCCTGGTCGATGAGAACGGCGGCGACGATGAAGAAGAAGATCGGCACCGGGCGCGAAAACAGCGCGGGGCGTGCATGCGTCGGTTCGGTCATTTGCCCTCGGCAAGTGAGAGGAGATGGCGGCGCGCCTCGAAAAGCATGACGGCGGTAGCGACGGCGAGGTTCAGGGAATCGGCGCGACCCTGCTGGGGAATCCGGGCAAGCGCATCGGCTTGCCCGGCGAGCTGGTCCGGCAGGCCGGATTGTTCGTTGCCCATTAGGAGCACGATGGGCTTCTTCCGGTAGTCGATCGTGCGGTAATCGACGGCGCCGGCCAGATGGGTGGCGATGACGGAAACGCCGGTCGATTTCCGCCAGGCGATGAATTCCTCCGGCGTTGCGCGTGCGACCGGAACGGCGAAAACCGAGCCCATCGTGGCCCGCACGGTTTCGAGCGAGAAGGGATCGGTTGCCTCTCCGACCAGAATGACGCC from Rhizobium lentis carries:
- a CDS encoding NADP-dependent malic enzyme; its protein translation is MPDIDKKDRPVTSVTDQEALDFHAMGRPGKLEINPTKPMATQRDLSLAYSPGVAVPVKAIAADPQTAYDYTARGNMVAVISNGTAILGLGNLGALASKPVMEGKSVLFKRFADVDSIDLEIDTENVDEFINCVRFLGPSFGGINLEDIKAPDCFVIESRLRELMDIPVFHDDQHGTAIIAAAGLINALELTGRDLKTTKLVCNGAGAAAIACVELIKAMGFAPENIILCDTKGVIYQGRTEGMNQWKSAHAAKTDARALEEAMNGADVIFGLSQKGAFSADMIRSMADRPIIFAMANPDPEITPEEVARIRDDAIMATGRSDYPNQVNNVLGFPYIFRGALDVRASTINDAMKIAAVKALANLAREDVPDDVVAAYQGNRPRFGAQYIIPVPFDPRLISAIPVAVAEAAIESGVARKVITDMAGYARELSARRDPIASTLASLYERVRRRPKRIVFAEAEEEQVLRAALSYANQQLGTAILLGREDLIRATAERAGIDLNRPGLEIVNARISTRVEAYIDYLYARLQRHGYLHRDAQRLIHNDRNHFAATMVALGDADGMVTGITRNYSTALEDVRRCIDAKPGHRVIGVSLALCRGRTVFVADTAVHDMPTAEELADIAEEAAGLARRMGYQPRVALLAYSTFGHPSGERSERVREAVKILDRRRVDFEYDGEMAADVALNRKVMEQYPFCRLSGPANVLVMPAFHSASISTKMLQELGGSTVIGPILVGFDKPVQITSMGAKDSDIVNMAAIAAYGGS
- the mutS gene encoding DNA mismatch repair protein MutS, encoding MNARIDIGNEAFSAAELATAESRASATPMMEQYIEIKANNPGSLLFYRMGDFYELFFEDALEAARALGITLTKRGQHMGQDIPMCGVPVHAADDYLQKLISLGFRVAVCEQIEDPAEAKKRGGKSVVKRDVVRLVTPGTITEEKLLSPSESNYLMALARIRGGAEPALALAWIDISTGVFRLAETEASRLLADILRLDPRELILPDTIFHDPELKPVFDVLGRTAVPQPSVLFDSASAEGRIARYFGVATLDGFGSFSRAELAAAAAAVAYVEKTQIAERPPLGKPERESAASTLFIDPATRANLELARTLSGERNGSLLKAIDRTVTGGGARLLAERLMSPLTDPTRINARLDSIGFLIDEPSLCGNLRDTLKHVPDMPRALSRLALDRGGPRDLSAIRQGLQAAAELAEMLGQAMLPEELGEALAGLKALPPTLENLLAETLADELPLLKRDGGFLRDGASAELDEVRALRDQSRRVIAGLQLQYAEETGIRSLKIKHNNILGYFIEVTAGNAAPMTDTAEAKARFIHRQTMASAMRFTTTELADLESRIANAADRALAIELEAFDRMTAAVVAEAEAIKAGARALAVIDVAAGLALLAEEQAYCRPQVDCSKMFAIEGGRHPVVEQALRRQAGGPFVANNCDLSPKTGEKDGAIWLLTGPNMGGKSTFLRQNALISILAQMGSFVPATSAHIGIVDRLFSRVGASDDLARGRSTFMVEMVETAAILNQASDRSLVILDEIGRGTATFDGLSIAWAAVEHLHEANRCRGLFATHFHELTVLSEKLGRLSNATMRVKEWDGDVIFLHEVGPGAADRSYGIQVARLAGLPASVVARARDVLTRLEDADRKNPASQLIDDLPLFQVAVRREDTARGPSKVEEALKAMNLDDMTPREAMDALYDLKKKLK
- the lspA gene encoding signal peptidase II; the protein is MTEPTHARPALFSRPVPIFFFIVAAVLIDQAVKIAVDHYLPLQEAVPVFPMLALYRTYNLGVAFSMLSGMDGWFIVGMRLLIVAFVIWLWYRTAKDRWLAHLGYALIIAGAIGNLVDRFAYGHVIDYILFYTESWSFAVFNLADSFITIGAGCVILEELLLPKKAGR
- a CDS encoding PAS domain-containing hybrid sensor histidine kinase/response regulator, translating into MQNLGQLQERLSAAFGGSAAKPLQERMGQPCPRPRAATPTPTRRLLFYWLGGAGFLAAMLLMLLAHAGDPLLLSGGLVVLGLAVIASYAVLMIRRRRSNRPGRPSLPAWNDGTRLFAEVHDVLGDITVSRTMDRRIISANDTFRRLTGRLRPEGRTCEEIGLAFRPGPIPHCYDVEISTPEGQRIFLWRDVVTRDPANGRLLLQSVARDVTEERLIAQSREEARQKAEYSSAAKSRLLATVSHEVRTPLSGILGMTHLIAETRLTQEQQNYLANIRQSGHALTQLVEDLLDFSTIEVGRFELHPRSESLRKLLESVVEMLAHRAHEKGIEIGATVSSDVPENMSFDPARLRQVLFNVIGNAVKFTQVGGVFIRVSLDAGDLLITVADSGPGMTTEEQARVFGEFEQGGSVADKSAGTGLGLAISARIMREFGGALTVASEKGRGSTFTIRFPVELGTERPDRRNMLLAGNSVVLLAPAGAARTAIAETITALGGVCHLVGDGETARARLLGMATGGGRPTDIIVDHRMSAEFSAHLADRAEIAALGLRKVLLVNPEERSAHPLDLFDAWLIRPLREQSLIDVLRGRMRGMEKRDALNDNQPGFGLSVAETRVAASGLSILLGEDDPINAMLVRVVLEKGGHKVRHVDDFETLLDCALGEVDARPDIIISDLSMPGGNGIDMLGRLRGHERRLDLAPVPVIVLTADKSDESRRQVLLNGANRVMVKPVDPVRLLTEVQAVAALSARRAEAR
- a CDS encoding GNAT family N-acetyltransferase, encoding MSSIDILNRDVTAETARPSTAAEQKDGDILGRIGNLETRLARTAREIDAAQAVRYRVFVDEMKAQLPQEAMRRQRDVDAYDAFCDHLLVLDRLIEGDPEDQIVGTYRLLRQDVAMANGGFYSASEFEIDDLIAKHPDKRFMELGRSCVLPEYRTKRTVELLWQGNWAYALKYGMSAMFGCASFPGVYLESHALALSFLYHNVLAKDEWAVGALPHLARNMDLMPAEAVNPKRALMALPPLIKGYLRLGAMVGSSAVIDHAFNTTDVLIVLPISSISDRYLNYYGADAGRFAS